From Spartobacteria bacterium, a single genomic window includes:
- the recO gene encoding DNA repair protein RecO has protein sequence MIEKTDAIVLRYWPSSNTSRVVAWLTRDFGRVHTMIKGAMRPKSLFLGQYDLFYTCELLFYNHENRDLVFAKECAPLQRRDRFRNDWRAMCCASYPLDTIFHICPQHTPHPELFALLTHVLDTANAMGGSPQLLFWFELRLLEQLGQAPSLHRCVQCTEYVLPSPRPVYFSTTDGGVVCHQCYDQGCRAVPLSQSVWTLMKQIDHQSDPMAAALIYAPVDSLQQLSRLLRQFMTHHVDLLPECRDISMRILFNKRFPLDE, from the coding sequence GTGATAGAGAAGACTGACGCCATTGTACTACGCTACTGGCCTTCGTCCAATACGTCCCGCGTGGTGGCCTGGCTCACCAGAGATTTTGGACGGGTTCACACCATGATCAAAGGGGCGATGCGTCCCAAAAGTTTATTTCTCGGACAATACGACCTGTTTTATACCTGTGAATTACTCTTTTATAACCATGAAAACCGGGACTTGGTCTTTGCCAAAGAATGTGCCCCGCTTCAGCGGCGTGACCGTTTTCGTAACGACTGGCGCGCCATGTGCTGTGCATCCTATCCGCTGGATACGATCTTTCACATCTGCCCCCAGCACACTCCGCATCCCGAATTATTTGCCCTTTTAACCCATGTACTGGACACGGCCAATGCCATGGGAGGCAGTCCGCAGTTGCTTTTCTGGTTTGAACTGCGCCTGCTGGAACAACTGGGTCAGGCCCCGTCCCTTCATCGCTGTGTTCAGTGTACGGAGTACGTCCTTCCGTCGCCCCGTCCCGTCTACTTCTCCACCACCGACGGCGGCGTGGTCTGTCATCAGTGCTATGATCAAGGCTGCCGGGCCGTCCCCCTGTCGCAGTCGGTATGGACGCTCATGAAACAAATTGATCACCAGAGTGACCCTATGGCCGCCGCACTGATTTATGCCCCCGTCGATTCGTTGCAGCAACTCTCTCGACTGTTGCGTCAATTTATGACCCATCATGTTGATCTGCTTCCTGAATGCCGTGATATTTCCATGCGTATTCTCTTTAATAAACGCTTTCCCCTGGATGAATGA
- a CDS encoding glycosyltransferase family 1 protein, which yields MMKILFILQDTPVIYGAEQATLNLLWGLSLQTDMSCEVILVHELRLEHYDSPLQAPLTALAVPVHVIRVSHPFSLSLVRQIQKICNALCPDIIHTTGYKMDIHAMFLRRGNCRLVSTVHGWLHRKDRKERFYSWLNRLALKHFDAVVTLSSFYDVLLRNHGIPTHRIPTGIDCSNIPEYPPKTSSEMTVGCLGRLSEEKNQRLLIDAMSKLKDHSIQALISGTGPDRPLLEKWIAASGLTTRVTLAGYMDREAFFQRIDVLVLCSTIENLPLVIMEAMLRGIPVIASHVGGVPDLIEHGVNGLLFPANDAAALVQAIDRLDENASLRNALGKNGQLTIINHFSYEHWIQHHTAFYENLCRE from the coding sequence ATGATGAAGATTCTTTTTATCTTGCAGGATACGCCTGTTATATACGGGGCAGAACAAGCCACCCTGAACCTTCTGTGGGGGTTATCCCTACAGACGGACATGTCCTGTGAAGTGATTCTGGTTCATGAATTGCGACTGGAACACTATGACAGTCCGCTGCAAGCTCCGCTAACCGCACTAGCTGTTCCTGTGCATGTGATCCGCGTTTCCCATCCCTTCTCGCTGTCGCTTGTTCGTCAGATACAAAAAATATGCAATGCCCTGTGTCCGGATATCATCCACACAACGGGCTATAAAATGGATATTCATGCCATGTTTCTGCGACGGGGAAATTGCCGACTGGTGTCCACTGTACATGGCTGGCTGCATCGCAAAGATCGCAAAGAACGTTTTTACAGCTGGTTAAACAGGCTCGCTCTCAAACACTTTGATGCTGTAGTCACCCTTTCTTCTTTTTACGACGTACTGCTGCGTAATCACGGCATCCCGACCCATCGTATTCCCACAGGCATCGATTGCTCAAACATCCCGGAATATCCACCCAAAACCAGCTCCGAGATGACGGTCGGCTGTCTCGGACGTCTGAGCGAAGAAAAAAATCAGCGACTGCTCATCGACGCCATGTCCAAGCTGAAAGACCATTCCATCCAGGCCCTTATTTCCGGAACCGGACCGGATCGACCGCTGCTGGAAAAATGGATCGCTGCATCAGGACTGACCACCAGAGTCACCCTCGCCGGCTACATGGATCGCGAAGCCTTTTTCCAGCGCATCGACGTATTGGTGTTATGTTCCACCATTGAAAATCTCCCTCTCGTGATCATGGAGGCCATGCTACGAGGCATTCCAGTCATCGCCTCGCACGTCGGCGGGGTGCCCGATTTAATTGAACACGGCGTAAATGGACTCCTCTTTCCCGCGAATGATGCTGCAGCACTTGTGCAGGCCATCGATAGACTGGACGAAAACGCCAGCCTCCGCAACGCACTGGGAAAGAATGGACAGCTAACCATAATTAATCATTTTTCGTATGAGCATTGGATTCAGCATCATACCGCATTTTATGAAAACCTGTGCCGCGAATAG
- a CDS encoding ATP-dependent 6-phosphofructokinase, whose translation MRTITNTDLKIETLGSRTIKSPLPLSNVFGDGVGNFTPDNALVLLKNHFTAPEQRQADVFLEKAGSREYIYFDPAKTRAAIVTCGGLCPGINNVIRSAVRQLQNYGVHQVLGIKYGFAGMNPASGYTPIELSDELIEDIHRDGGTMLGTSRGNQPDSTIVDFLVSHQINILICIGGDGTQRGAHAIAQEIKKRGEKISIIGVPKTIDNDIDFNQRTFGFSTAIEEAKKVLDCAHVEAHSAFNGIGLVKVMGRDAGFIAVDATLASQEVNFTLIPEIPFKLDGEFGLLNLLKQRLARKHHAVIVVAEGAGQHLFATQKELRDASGNKLHLDIGLFLKDKITEFFAREQTAISLKYIDPSYIIRSVPANTIDAELCDAFARKAVDAAMAGKTDVMINFWNGCLAHIPIGLAIAKKNSVDPEGEHWLSVFETTGQPIQFMQANP comes from the coding sequence ATGCGAACGATAACAAACACGGATCTTAAAATTGAAACACTGGGTTCCCGCACCATCAAATCCCCCCTCCCCTTATCCAATGTATTCGGGGATGGCGTGGGGAACTTCACACCGGATAACGCGCTCGTTTTATTAAAAAACCATTTCACTGCGCCGGAACAACGACAAGCCGACGTGTTCCTGGAAAAAGCAGGTTCCCGTGAATATATCTACTTTGACCCGGCTAAAACCAGAGCAGCCATCGTTACCTGCGGGGGTCTATGCCCCGGGATCAACAACGTCATTCGCTCCGCCGTACGACAACTGCAGAACTACGGCGTACACCAGGTGCTTGGCATCAAATACGGGTTTGCCGGCATGAACCCGGCCAGCGGCTATACCCCCATTGAACTGTCCGATGAACTTATCGAAGATATCCATCGCGACGGAGGCACCATGCTCGGCACGTCTCGTGGAAATCAGCCTGACAGCACCATCGTCGACTTCCTTGTCAGCCATCAGATTAATATCCTTATCTGCATCGGCGGTGACGGAACACAGCGCGGTGCCCATGCCATCGCACAGGAAATTAAGAAACGCGGAGAAAAGATATCGATCATCGGCGTGCCCAAAACCATTGATAACGATATCGATTTCAATCAGCGTACCTTTGGTTTCAGCACCGCCATTGAGGAAGCTAAAAAAGTGCTCGACTGTGCTCATGTTGAAGCACACAGCGCCTTCAACGGGATCGGTCTGGTCAAAGTGATGGGACGGGATGCCGGCTTTATCGCTGTCGATGCCACGCTGGCCAGTCAGGAAGTCAATTTCACCCTCATCCCCGAAATCCCCTTCAAACTCGACGGGGAATTCGGCCTCCTGAATCTACTTAAACAACGTTTAGCCCGAAAACATCATGCCGTGATTGTCGTCGCAGAAGGGGCTGGCCAACATCTTTTCGCGACACAGAAAGAACTCCGCGATGCTTCCGGCAATAAACTGCATCTCGATATCGGCCTGTTCCTCAAAGATAAAATCACCGAGTTCTTCGCCAGAGAACAGACCGCCATCAGCCTCAAATACATCGACCCCAGCTACATCATCCGCAGCGTTCCGGCCAATACCATTGATGCCGAACTCTGCGATGCCTTTGCACGCAAAGCAGTCGATGCCGCCATGGCCGGAAAAACCGATGTGATGATCAATTTCTGGAACGGCTGTCTAGCACATATACCCATCGGCCTGGCCATTGCTAAGAAAAACAGCGTTGACCCGGAAGGCGAACATTGGCTTTCGGTCTTTGAAACAACAGGTCAACCCATTCAATTTATGCAGGCTAACCCATAA
- a CDS encoding TetR/AcrR family transcriptional regulator yields the protein MASEAGVATGTFYRCFRDKKAVFMAVCHRSDQEIGGRIFEIGEQMRDTMLSLFIIW from the coding sequence ATCGCGTCGGAAGCAGGGGTCGCCACCGGCACATTTTATCGTTGTTTCCGCGATAAAAAAGCCGTGTTTATGGCCGTTTGCCATCGAAGCGATCAGGAAATCGGCGGACGAATTTTCGAGATCGGTGAGCAGATGCGTGATACGATGCTATCTCTTTTCATAATTTGGTGA
- a CDS encoding type III secretion protein, producing the protein MDIQLWYYPQALLLIVARILTIVGGSNLFGKEITPMSARVLISIALSMVIAPMVPEAWAETARQMDSLPKLAIGILAEVLFGFTFVAICDLFVGIFTFAGHIIGWSSSLMMAQEIDPVDGVNNNIMSLILQLVFLMLIWSHGAHLLVIGMIHKSFMTIPPTFAWLDVNVTQMIIDLGKTMFDWGMKITAPIVAGALLINAGMGLISKMAPQFNIMFLSMPIRVGTGMFMMGLFLRYGGGQLEDIIRSMLEHFAWLVKVGA; encoded by the coding sequence ATGGACATTCAACTCTGGTATTATCCTCAGGCGCTGCTGCTGATTGTGGCACGGATATTGACCATTGTGGGCGGCTCCAACCTTTTCGGTAAAGAGATCACCCCCATGAGCGCAAGGGTCCTGATCTCCATTGCCCTGTCCATGGTGATTGCGCCGATGGTTCCGGAAGCATGGGCTGAAACGGCCCGCCAGATGGATTCCCTGCCGAAACTGGCGATCGGGATTTTAGCTGAAGTTCTGTTCGGATTTACCTTTGTAGCTATTTGCGACTTGTTTGTTGGAATATTCACGTTTGCCGGCCATATCATCGGCTGGTCGTCGTCGCTCATGATGGCGCAAGAAATTGATCCGGTGGACGGCGTCAACAATAACATCATGTCGCTGATCCTGCAGCTGGTCTTTCTTATGCTGATCTGGAGTCATGGAGCCCATCTGCTGGTCATTGGAATGATTCACAAAAGCTTTATGACCATCCCTCCCACCTTTGCATGGCTGGACGTCAATGTCACCCAGATGATCATAGATCTGGGTAAAACGATGTTTGACTGGGGCATGAAAATCACCGCACCCATTGTTGCAGGGGCGCTGCTGATCAATGCGGGTATGGGGCTGATTTCAAAAATGGCACCTCAGTTCAATATCATGTTTTTATCCATGCCCATTCGCGTAGGAACCGGCATGTTTATGATGGGGCTGTTTCTGCGATACGGCGGCGGCCAGCTGGAGGATATTATCCGTTCCATGCTGGAGCATTTCGCATGGCTGGTAAAAGTGGGCGCATAA
- a CDS encoding EscU/YscU/HrcU family type III secretion system export apparatus switch protein, producing the protein MEGKDGRTEKATPRKRSKARKDGQLARSQEVSTVVVMILGLMGISWGIPHIGNYLKALNEMMLQFHVRETWTVPLMQHMFFGLCKVACMMTLPIIVPVVIGAIIASLVQTKPYWSLKPLQWKLSGLSPIRGAKQLFSSQSLMTFALSMVKVALVSSILYLVLKSKIPQLISLQYMEVRSSAIFVFQVIMKMAWWVTVLAIIIAVVDWIFQQRKYEKSLMMTKEEVKEERKSSEQNPIIKRAQAKKMREMSMLRMMAAIPDATMVITNPTHVAVAIKYDPDMDAPQVVAKGLRLVAERIKRIARENDIPIIEKPPLARALYKEVKPGRSVPSQYYAAVAELIAYLYRIGNDHVKQVLSKTKKSA; encoded by the coding sequence ATGGAAGGCAAAGACGGAAGAACCGAGAAAGCAACCCCGCGAAAACGATCGAAAGCGCGGAAAGACGGCCAGTTGGCACGTTCACAGGAAGTCAGCACCGTGGTGGTCATGATTCTTGGCCTGATGGGTATTTCCTGGGGCATCCCGCACATCGGAAATTATCTGAAAGCACTGAACGAAATGATGCTGCAGTTTCACGTACGGGAGACCTGGACCGTTCCCCTGATGCAGCACATGTTTTTCGGTTTATGCAAAGTTGCCTGCATGATGACCCTGCCCATCATTGTGCCCGTGGTCATCGGCGCCATTATTGCCAGCTTAGTGCAGACCAAACCCTACTGGAGCCTCAAGCCGCTGCAATGGAAACTATCAGGACTGAGCCCGATTCGCGGTGCAAAACAATTGTTTTCCAGCCAGAGCCTCATGACCTTTGCCCTGTCCATGGTTAAAGTGGCGCTGGTTTCCTCTATTCTTTATCTAGTGCTGAAAAGCAAAATCCCCCAGCTGATTTCATTGCAGTACATGGAAGTGCGCAGTTCTGCCATATTCGTGTTTCAGGTCATCATGAAAATGGCCTGGTGGGTCACCGTGCTGGCGATCATTATTGCGGTCGTCGACTGGATTTTTCAGCAGCGCAAATACGAAAAAAGCCTGATGATGACCAAGGAAGAAGTCAAAGAAGAACGCAAAAGCAGCGAACAGAACCCCATCATCAAACGCGCTCAGGCGAAAAAAATGCGCGAAATGAGCATGCTTCGGATGATGGCCGCCATTCCAGACGCCACCATGGTGATTACCAATCCGACCCATGTGGCCGTGGCCATCAAATACGATCCGGACATGGATGCACCACAGGTGGTGGCCAAAGGCTTACGTCTTGTCGCAGAACGCATCAAACGCATTGCCCGAGAAAACGACATTCCTATCATCGAAAAGCCTCCGCTGGCTCGTGCCCTGTATAAAGAAGTGAAGCCCGGACGCAGTGTTCCTTCTCAATATTACGCGGCCGTCGCCGAACTGATAGCCTACCTGTACCGCATTGGCAACGATCATGTTAAACAAGTCTTATCTAAAACGAAAAAAAGTGCATAA